One genomic window of Medicago truncatula cultivar Jemalong A17 chromosome 1, MtrunA17r5.0-ANR, whole genome shotgun sequence includes the following:
- the LOC11418359 gene encoding glutathione transferase GST 23, producing the protein MEDVKVFGLWSSPYTQRVVWTLKLKGVSYEYYGEDLANKSSLLLQYNPIYKKVPVLVHNGKPMAESMVIVEYIDETWPPFPLLPQDAYERSNVRFWSKFIEEKSMHMMEFFLYDGERQERAIKETLETLRVIEKESGLSEKMFIGGNTIGLADIALGWVAHTLPVMEEIVGVKFITIDAFPHLHSWVKNFLEIPAIKNNLPPHELLVEYFKERRKVFLAMTCHHHH; encoded by the exons ATTAAAGGGTGTGAGTTATGAGTATTATGGTGAAGATCTTGCAAATAAGAGTAGCCTGTTACTGCAATACAATCCAATCTACAAGAAGGTTCCTGTTCTTGTACATAATGGAAAACCAATGGCAGAGTCAATggttattgttgaatatattgaTGAGACTTGGCCTCCGTTCCCTCTATTGCCACAAGATGCTTATGAGAGGTCCAATGTTCGTTTCTGGTCAAAATTCATCGAGGAAAAG TCAATGCACATGATGGAATTTTTTCTGTATGATGGAGAACGACAAGAGAGAGCAATAAAAGAAACTTTGGAAACTTTGAGAGTGATTGAAAAGGAAAGTGGACTTAGTGAAAAGATGTTCATTGGTGGCAACACAATTGGATTGGCAGACATAGCCTTGGGTTGGGTGGCACATACTCTGCCAGTCATGGAAGAAATTGTTGGAGTCAAGTTCATTACAATTGATGCATTTCCCCACCTTCACTCTTGGGTGAAGAATTTCTTGGAAATTCCTGCTATAAAAAACAATCTTCCACCCCATGAGCTACTTGTTGAGTACTTCAAGGAAAGGAGGAAGGTGTTTCTTGCAATGACTTGTCATCATCACCATTAG
- the LOC112418637 gene encoding uncharacterized protein, which translates to MDLKDFRPIFLLGCLYKLLAKVLARRLARVMNSIFSPAQSAFLKGSHLVDRVLAINELVDYAKKAKKAKKECLIFNVDFEKAYDSVDWGFLEYMMRRVGMCEKWVNWMKACVFGGTMFVLVNGCPTEEICNQRGLKQGDPLAPFLFLLAAEGFSGLMRNAVDRNFFEGFTLGSGGLVVSHLQYADDTLCIGKPTVENLWAMKALLRGLEMVSGLKINFFKSSLIGINVASDFMDLACNFLNCNEVSIPFKYLGLPVGANPRTSGSSVEKDYADSKRILMGGVGGGNKIFWVKWETWRWRLIDGEVALWKDVLMPKYGASVGGGLMGVSGGEPRWASIWWKELTKLGDFGELNWFNSGLERQVGNGLNSSFWCDNWRGDRSFRSLYMRLYSISDQKEAKVGEVGLVSEFGTEWNFIWRRHLFMWEEEVLLSLKEDLVGVRLSNLEDKWRWKLEDSGIFSVSSAYKRLEGSILNEVGWRVEEKGVFKRLWKCPSFSKVVAFAWRAILNRVPTKANLILRDVLRPEVNPLCGLCNREEEYVLHLSVHCDVASEVWLKLMSRPFLRVFVSVGGEQIFTAMECTAAA; encoded by the exons ATGGATTTGAAGGATTTTAGGCCAATATTCTTGCTAGGATGCTTATATAAATTACTAGCCAAGGTTTTAGCACGAAGGCTAGCAAGAGTCATGAATTCTATTTTTTCCCCGGCACAATCGGCTTTCCTTAAAGGTAGCCATTTGGTGGACAGGGTGTTGGCGATTAATGAGTTGGTGGACTATGCGAAGAAAGCGAAGAAAGCGAAGAAAGAGTGTCTTATTTTTAACGTAGATTTTGAGAAGGCATATGACTCGGTAGATTGGGGCTTTTTGGAGTATATGATGAGAAGGGTCGGAATGTGTGAGAAGTGGGTGAATTGGATGAAGGCGTGTGTTTTTGGAGGTACAATGTTCGTCCTTGTTAACGGTTGCCCAACGGAGGAAATTTGTAATCAACGGGGCCTTAAGCAAGGAGATCCGTTAGCGCCGTTCTTATTTTTGTTGGCAGCGGAAGGATTTAGCGGTTTAATGAGGAATGCGGTTGACCGTAATTTTTTTGAGGGTTTCACTCTTGGAAGTGGCGGCCTAGTGGTGTCTCACCTACAATATGCCGATGACACTCTTTGTATAGGGAAACCAACGGTGGAAAATCTTTGGGCTATGAAAGCTCTCCTTAGAGGCTTAGAGATGGTGTCGGGCCTTAagattaatttctttaaaagctCGTTGATAGGGATTAATGTCGCAAGTGACTTCATGGATTTGGCATGTAATTTTTTGAATTGTAATGAGGTGAGTATTCCTTTCAAGTATTTGGGCCTTCCGGTAGGAGCTAATCCTAGAA CTTCCGGTTCAAGTGTGGAAAAGGATTATGCGGATTCCAAGAGAATTCTTATGGGGGGTGTGGGAGGGGGAAATAAGATTTTTTGGGTGAAATGGGAAACG TGGCGTTGGAGATTGATAGATGGGGAAGTGGCCTTATGGAAGGATGTGTTGATGCCTAAATATGGCGCTAGTGTGGGGGGAGGGTTGATGGGTGTGTCTGGGGGGGAGCCGAGATGGGCTTCTATTTGGTGGAAGGAACTAACTAAGCTTGGTGATTTTGGGGAGCTTAATTGGTTTAATTCGGGGTTGGAGCGACAAGTTGGTAATGGACTCAACTCTAGTTTTTGGTGTGACAATTGGAGAGGAGATAGAAGCTTTAGGAGTTTGTATATGAGGCTTTATTCTATCTCGGATCAAAAGGAGGCTAAGGTGGGAGAGGTGGGTTTGGTGTCGGAGTTTGGCACGGAGTGGAACTTTATTTGGAGGAGACATCTTTTCATGTGGGAAGAGGAGGTGCTTTTAAGCCTCAAGGAGGATTTGGTTGGAGTAAGGTTGTCTAATCTAGAGGACAAATGGAGGTGGAAGTTGGAAGATTCCGGAATTTTTTCGGTGAGCTCGGCCTATAAGAGGTTGGAAGGTAGTATCCTTAATGAGGTGGGATGGAGGGTTGAGGAGAAAGGAGTTTTCAAGAGGTTGTGGAAGTGTCCGTCGTTTTCAAAGGTAGTGGCTTTTGCTTGGAGAGCCATTCTTAACCGAGTTCCAACCAAGGCCAACCTCATATTGAGAGATGTTCTAAGGCCGGAGGTGAACCCTTTGTGTGGGTTGTGTAATAGGGAAGAAGAGTATGTGCTTCATCTATCTGTTCATTGTGATGTTGCTAGTGAGGTTTGGCTTAAGTTGATGAG CAGGCCTTTTTTGAGAGTTTTTGTCTCTGTGGGTGGTGAGCAGATTTTTACTGCTATGGAATGCACAGCTGCTGCCTGA